The following proteins are encoded in a genomic region of Shinella zoogloeoides:
- a CDS encoding DUF2189 domain-containing protein: protein MGTTEKTGNAPLPLAEQRRRHLPASAALGWLSAGWRDLWHTPLPSLLYGLAVFLISVAVVWCLFRWELDYILFPALAGFMVVGPLVAIGLYRKSRDLEDGIAPSLSRMIFVKAASGGQVWYTGAILCLLMVVWMRAAVIIYALFVGLRPFPGLDGVVAMLFSTPEGLGMLVVGTAVGGLFAAFSFAISTFAIPMLLAEKTDAFTAMGTSISLVFRNLPVMLAWGAIVLVLTALGIATGFLGLIVIFPLLGHGTWHSYRAIR from the coding sequence ATGGGAACGACCGAAAAGACCGGCAACGCGCCCCTGCCGCTCGCCGAGCAGCGCCGTCGCCACCTTCCCGCCAGCGCCGCCCTCGGCTGGCTTTCCGCCGGCTGGCGCGACCTCTGGCACACGCCGCTGCCGAGCCTCCTCTACGGGCTCGCCGTCTTCCTTATCTCCGTCGCGGTGGTCTGGTGCCTCTTCCGCTGGGAGCTGGACTATATCCTCTTCCCGGCGCTCGCCGGCTTCATGGTGGTCGGCCCGCTGGTGGCGATCGGCCTCTACCGCAAGAGCCGGGACCTGGAGGACGGCATCGCGCCGAGCCTGTCGCGCATGATCTTCGTCAAGGCCGCATCGGGCGGGCAGGTCTGGTATACCGGCGCGATCCTCTGCCTGCTGATGGTCGTCTGGATGCGCGCCGCGGTCATCATCTACGCGCTCTTCGTGGGGCTTCGCCCCTTCCCCGGCCTGGACGGTGTCGTCGCCATGCTGTTCTCGACACCCGAGGGGCTCGGCATGCTCGTCGTCGGCACGGCGGTGGGCGGGCTCTTCGCCGCCTTCTCCTTCGCCATCAGCACCTTCGCCATCCCCATGCTGCTCGCCGAGAAGACGGATGCCTTCACGGCCATGGGCACCAGCATCTCGCTGGTCTTCCGCAACCTGCCGGTCATGCTCGCCTGGGGCGCCATCGTGCTCGTCCTCACCGCGCTCGGCATCGCAACGGGCTTCCTCGGCCTCATCGTCATCTTCCCGCTGCTCGGCCACGGCACCTGGCAC
- the ccoP gene encoding cytochrome-c oxidase, cbb3-type subunit III, producing MATERKDPATGRLTTGHEWNGIEELETPIPRVVIFFLTVTTLFAIGYWILMPAWPLGVTYTKGLLGIDQRAVVTKQVEDAAATRAAWTGRIAEASLADIAADPDLMNHVRETGRTLFIDNCAACHGTRGTGGPGFPNLAAKAWLWGGEPDTIAETIRIGINATNEETRVSQMMAFGRDGVLDDVQVRAVAAYVRSLSDLPMGASDKALVEDGKQVFADNCVACHGEDGHGSTDVGAPNLTDATWIYGSDAQTVYTTIYSGRQGHMPHWEGRLSPVDIKILALYVGTLGEAAR from the coding sequence ATGGCAACGGAAAGAAAAGATCCCGCCACCGGGCGGCTGACTACCGGACATGAATGGAACGGCATCGAGGAGCTGGAGACGCCGATCCCGCGCGTCGTCATCTTCTTCCTGACGGTCACCACGCTGTTTGCCATCGGCTACTGGATCCTGATGCCGGCCTGGCCGCTCGGCGTCACCTATACGAAGGGCCTGCTCGGCATCGACCAGCGCGCCGTCGTGACGAAGCAGGTCGAGGACGCCGCCGCCACCCGCGCGGCCTGGACCGGCCGCATCGCCGAGGCGAGCCTCGCGGACATCGCCGCCGATCCCGACCTGATGAACCATGTGCGCGAGACGGGCCGCACGCTCTTCATTGACAATTGCGCCGCCTGCCACGGCACGCGCGGCACCGGCGGGCCCGGCTTCCCCAACCTTGCCGCCAAGGCCTGGCTCTGGGGCGGCGAGCCGGACACCATCGCCGAAACGATCCGCATCGGCATCAACGCCACCAACGAGGAGACGCGCGTCTCGCAGATGATGGCCTTCGGCCGCGACGGCGTGCTCGACGACGTGCAGGTCCGCGCCGTCGCCGCCTATGTGCGTTCGCTCTCGGACCTGCCGATGGGGGCAAGCGACAAGGCGCTGGTCGAGGACGGCAAGCAGGTCTTCGCCGACAATTGCGTCGCCTGCCACGGCGAGGACGGGCATGGCAGCACGGATGTCGGTGCGCCGAACCTTACCGACGCGACATGGATCTACGGCAGCGACGCGCAGACCGTCTACACCACGATCTATTCCGGGCGGCAGGGCCACATGCCGCACTGGGAGGGCCGGCTCTCGCCGGTCGACATCAAGATCCTGGCGCTCTATGTCGGCACGCTCGGGGAGGCCGCCCGATGA
- a CDS encoding cbb3-type cytochrome c oxidase subunit 3, with amino-acid sequence MDADHGTIVAFAKSWGLFYLIAMAVGVLIYALWPGNRKRFNRAKKSILDKDDRPGD; translated from the coding sequence ATGGACGCGGATCACGGCACCATCGTCGCCTTCGCCAAGAGCTGGGGCCTGTTCTACCTCATCGCGATGGCCGTGGGCGTGCTGATCTACGCCCTCTGGCCGGGCAACCGGAAGCGCTTCAACCGCGCGAAGAAGAGCATTCTCGACAAAGACGACCGGCCGGGGGACTAG
- the ccoO gene encoding cytochrome-c oxidase, cbb3-type subunit II, which produces MKEFFHRKIERNAIGFVLAIVGVASIGGLVEIAPLFTIHETVEDAPDMRLYTPLELAGRNIYIREGCYACHSQMIRTLRDEVERYGPYSLAVESKYDHPMLWGSKRTGPDLARLGGKYSDAWHVAHLMNPRDVVPESVMPRYGWLKTNALRIDDLGEHLSAQRTVGVPYTDAMIEHAVADARGQANPDGNEAAGVSERYGEKTNVRAFDGNPGLLTEMDALVAYLQIVGQLTAAAHQEAAVKEE; this is translated from the coding sequence ATGAAGGAATTCTTCCACCGCAAGATCGAGCGCAACGCCATCGGCTTCGTGCTCGCCATCGTCGGTGTCGCCTCCATCGGCGGCCTCGTCGAGATCGCCCCGCTCTTCACCATCCACGAGACGGTGGAGGACGCGCCGGACATGCGGCTCTACACGCCGCTGGAGCTGGCCGGCCGCAATATCTATATCCGCGAGGGCTGTTACGCCTGCCATTCGCAGATGATCCGCACGCTGCGCGACGAGGTGGAGCGCTACGGCCCCTATTCGCTGGCCGTGGAATCGAAATACGACCACCCGATGCTCTGGGGCTCCAAGCGCACCGGGCCGGACCTTGCCCGCCTCGGCGGCAAGTATTCCGACGCCTGGCACGTCGCCCACCTGATGAACCCGCGCGACGTGGTGCCGGAATCGGTGATGCCGCGCTACGGCTGGCTGAAGACCAACGCGCTGAGAATCGACGATCTCGGCGAGCACCTTTCCGCCCAGCGCACGGTCGGCGTTCCCTATACGGACGCGATGATCGAACATGCGGTGGCGGACGCCCGCGGCCAGGCGAACCCCGACGGCAACGAGGCCGCCGGCGTCAGCGAGCGCTACGGCGAGAAGACGAATGTGCGCGCCTTCGACGGCAATCCGGGCCTGCTGACGGAGATGGACGCGCTCGTCGCCTATCTCCAGATCGTCGGCCAGCTCACCGCGGCCGCCCACCAGGAAGCAGCAGTGAAGGAGGAATGA